In the genome of Ensifer adhaerens, one region contains:
- a CDS encoding Molecular chaperone IbpA, HSP20 family, whose amino-acid sequence MPVCRVRVEVASPKDFWTMTRMTTFASPLLLGFDAMEKTLERIAKANDGYPPYNIERLAPDPSRNFVGGLRITLAVAGFSEDELDVTTEENQLIIRGRQTEQGERDYLHRGIAARQFQRMFVLAEGMQVQAAVLKNGLLSVDIMRPEPERLVRKINISVSE is encoded by the coding sequence ATGCCGGTTTGCCGGGTCCGCGTTGAAGTCGCTTCACCCAAGGACTTTTGGACGATGACGAGAATGACCACTTTTGCAAGCCCGCTGCTTCTGGGCTTCGACGCCATGGAAAAGACGCTGGAGCGGATTGCCAAGGCGAATGACGGATATCCCCCTTATAATATCGAACGCCTCGCGCCCGATCCGTCCCGCAATTTTGTCGGCGGTCTTCGCATCACGCTGGCCGTCGCCGGCTTTTCCGAAGACGAACTCGATGTCACGACGGAAGAAAACCAGCTGATCATCCGTGGCCGCCAGACCGAGCAGGGCGAGCGCGACTATCTGCATCGCGGCATCGCCGCCCGCCAGTTCCAGCGCATGTTCGTTCTGGCCGAGGGCATGCAGGTGCAGGCGGCGGTGTTGAAGAACGGTCTTCTCTCCGTAGATATCATGAGGCCGGAACCGGAGCGGCTGGTAAGGAAAATTAACATTTCCGTTTCAGAGTAA
- a CDS encoding purine nucleosidase, with product MTTPRKIIIDTDPGQDDACAILLALGSPDDLDILGITTVAGNVPLALTSKNARIVCEVAGKTDIKVYEGCDRPISRPLVTAEYVHGATGLDGPELFEPSMPVQPQNGVDFIIETLRTEPQGTVTLCTLGALTNVATALTRAPDIAPRVKELVMMGGGFFEGGNITPAAEFNIYVDPEAADIVMKSGIPIVMMPLDVTHQVLTLKRRVEKIGALGTKVSKFIVDMLGFFERFDVEKYGSDGGPLHDPTVIAYLLKPELFSGRMCNVEIETASELTVGMTVVDWWQVTKRPHNAMVMKDVDAEGFFDLLTERVGRL from the coding sequence ATGACCACGCCGCGCAAGATCATCATCGACACGGATCCGGGACAGGACGACGCCTGCGCCATCCTGCTGGCGCTCGGCAGCCCGGACGACCTCGATATTCTCGGCATCACGACAGTTGCCGGCAATGTGCCGCTGGCGCTGACGTCGAAGAATGCCCGCATCGTCTGCGAAGTGGCCGGCAAGACGGATATCAAGGTCTATGAGGGCTGCGACCGCCCGATCTCGCGCCCGCTGGTGACGGCGGAATATGTTCATGGCGCGACCGGGCTCGACGGCCCGGAACTCTTCGAGCCGAGCATGCCGGTCCAGCCGCAGAACGGCGTCGATTTCATCATCGAAACCCTGCGCACAGAACCGCAAGGAACCGTCACGCTCTGCACGCTCGGCGCACTCACGAACGTCGCGACGGCCCTCACCCGCGCGCCGGACATCGCGCCGCGCGTCAAGGAACTCGTGATGATGGGCGGCGGCTTTTTCGAAGGCGGCAACATCACGCCGGCGGCGGAATTCAACATCTATGTCGACCCAGAAGCTGCCGATATCGTGATGAAGTCCGGCATCCCGATTGTCATGATGCCACTTGACGTCACGCATCAGGTCTTGACGCTCAAGCGCCGCGTCGAGAAGATCGGCGCGCTTGGCACCAAGGTGTCAAAATTCATCGTCGACATGCTCGGCTTCTTCGAGCGCTTCGATGTCGAGAAATACGGCTCCGACGGCGGCCCGCTGCACGACCCGACCGTGATCGCCTATCTCCTCAAGCCCGAACTCTTCTCCGGCCGGATGTGCAATGTGGAGATCGAGACCGCCTCGGAGCTCACCGTGGGCATGACGGTGGTTGATTGGTGGCAGGTCACGAAGCGTCCGCACAATGCGATGGTGATGAAGGATGTGGATGCGGAAGGGTTCTTCGACCTGCTGACGGAGCGCGTAGGGCGGCTTTAA
- a CDS encoding Predicted nucleic acid-binding protein, contains PIN domain: MRAFVLDCSVTAAWLLDDEVVASAEQVLDSLLTSTAHVPTIWHLEIGNVLLKTLKRGRISFAAFQLLLKELEALPVVTDSETEKLSFREILDLARRYSLTTYDAAYLELAVRLDVPLATLDKALIRAAADVGVKTIPDAGAA, translated from the coding sequence ATGAGGGCCTTCGTTCTCGATTGTTCTGTCACGGCTGCCTGGCTTCTGGACGATGAGGTTGTTGCCAGCGCGGAGCAGGTGCTCGATAGCCTGCTGACTTCAACTGCTCATGTTCCAACGATCTGGCATCTTGAAATAGGCAATGTCCTGCTGAAAACCTTGAAACGCGGGCGTATTTCGTTCGCAGCATTTCAACTCCTACTCAAAGAACTTGAGGCCCTGCCGGTCGTCACGGACAGCGAGACAGAAAAGTTGTCCTTTCGAGAAATCCTGGACCTGGCGCGTCGCTATTCTCTGACGACCTACGACGCCGCGTATCTCGAACTCGCCGTTCGTCTCGATGTGCCGCTGGCAACGCTCGACAAAGCGCTCATCCGCGCAGCGGCGGATGTCGGCGTCAAGACCATCCCTGACGCCGGGGCCGCTTAA
- a CDS encoding prevent-host-death family protein translates to MIEVGELEAGAHLSSLLDKVAKGEEVLITRRDKAVARLVPVVEHDRARIADAIKNIRELRKGVTLDGVTWKDLRDEGRR, encoded by the coding sequence ATGATTGAAGTTGGAGAACTGGAAGCCGGCGCGCATCTCTCTTCCCTTCTAGACAAGGTCGCGAAGGGCGAGGAAGTACTGATCACACGGCGCGACAAGGCCGTGGCGCGGCTTGTGCCGGTCGTGGAGCACGATCGCGCCAGAATTGCCGACGCAATCAAAAATATCCGCGAGCTGCGCAAGGGTGTGACGCTCGACGGTGTGACCTGGAAGGACCTGCGCGATGAAGGACGTCGATGA
- a CDS encoding gamma-glutamylputrescine oxidase — translation MARNVSYAGDGSYPGSYYAASRNIQRQPVKLEGDVETDVCIIGGGYTGLSTAIHLAEKGYKVTIVEGAQIGWGASGRNGGQVVNGLNAGLDKIKRAYGDDAARFVGGMVQEGAQTIYRLIEQYNIDCDLKRGNIYTAYTNAHMREFEAKKALWASYGMNDHVMLDRAAVRKEVGTDAYVGGMLDTSGGHLHPLNLTLGEARALESLGGTIYELSHVTRVDKSAAKPVVYTEKGKVTARVVVACGNAYLGHVIPELTDRVLPASTQIIATEPLSEDLAKKLIPGDKCVEDARYILDYFRLSADLRMLFGGGTIYGGTDPSDIIAKIRPNMTKVFPELANVKIDYAWSGNFAISFTRVPQMGRLAPNVYFAHGYSGHGVTGTHLFGKILANAIDGDQSRFERFAAMPWYPFPGGRMFRAQYSTIGSWWYAFKDKYGL, via the coding sequence ATGGCTAGAAACGTATCCTATGCCGGGGACGGCAGCTATCCGGGCTCCTACTACGCCGCCTCGCGCAACATCCAGCGCCAGCCGGTGAAGCTGGAAGGCGATGTCGAGACGGATGTCTGCATCATCGGCGGCGGCTATACCGGCCTTTCGACCGCGATCCATCTGGCCGAAAAGGGCTACAAGGTCACGATCGTCGAAGGTGCGCAGATCGGCTGGGGCGCATCCGGCCGCAATGGCGGTCAGGTGGTCAACGGCCTCAATGCCGGCCTCGACAAGATCAAGCGCGCCTATGGCGACGATGCCGCCCGCTTCGTCGGTGGCATGGTGCAGGAAGGCGCGCAGACGATTTATCGCCTGATCGAGCAGTACAATATCGATTGCGACCTGAAGCGCGGCAATATCTACACGGCCTACACGAACGCCCATATGCGCGAGTTCGAAGCCAAGAAGGCGCTTTGGGCCAGCTATGGCATGAACGATCACGTCATGCTCGACCGCGCGGCAGTGCGCAAGGAAGTCGGCACGGACGCCTATGTCGGCGGCATGCTCGACACCTCCGGCGGCCATCTGCATCCGCTGAACCTGACGCTCGGCGAAGCCCGCGCGCTGGAAAGCCTCGGCGGCACGATTTACGAACTCTCGCACGTCACCCGCGTCGACAAGTCTGCGGCCAAGCCGGTCGTCTACACCGAAAAGGGCAAGGTCACGGCCCGCGTCGTCGTCGCCTGCGGCAATGCCTATCTCGGCCATGTCATCCCGGAACTGACCGACCGCGTGCTCCCGGCCTCGACCCAGATCATCGCCACCGAGCCGCTTTCTGAGGACCTCGCGAAAAAGCTCATCCCCGGCGACAAATGCGTCGAGGATGCCCGCTATATCCTCGACTATTTCCGGCTTTCCGCCGATCTCCGCATGCTCTTCGGCGGCGGCACGATCTATGGCGGCACCGATCCGTCCGACATTATTGCCAAGATCCGGCCGAACATGACCAAGGTCTTCCCGGAACTGGCCAATGTGAAGATCGACTATGCCTGGAGCGGCAATTTCGCCATCTCGTTTACCCGCGTTCCCCAGATGGGCCGGCTCGCGCCGAACGTCTATTTCGCCCACGGCTATTCCGGCCATGGCGTCACCGGCACGCATCTCTTCGGCAAGATTCTGGCCAACGCGATCGACGGCGACCAGTCCCGCTTCGAACGCTTCGCCGCGATGCCGTGGTACCCGTTCCCGGGCGGACGCATGTTCCGCGCGCAGTATTCCACCATTGGTTCGTGGTGGTATGCCTTCAAGGACAAATACGGGCTTTGA
- a CDS encoding glutamine synthetase, with protein MENRDITTDLDQDIESIQAVVCDLNGILRGKRVPVSQIDKVLGGGIRMPLSIVGVDVWGEDIVGSEQVFIHGDNDGICEPTGRGVVPVRWTQRPSAMVPLWMFEESGKPFLADPRQALAAIVKQYNEMGLYPVVGSELEFYLIDSEPDYPEPPISPYTGKRLDSDAILSIDELDDFGNFFSDVYAECARQNVPADAAIAENGIGQFEITLLHGNDPLKAADDIMFAKRIIKGVARKHGFAATFMAKPYGTRSGNGMHMHMSLVDKDGKNVFADSDGENTDLFKHCVAGMLKGMSESTLLFAPHFNSYRRLRPDTHAPTSITWGFENRTAAIRIPGGGPKSRRIEHRVPGADANPYLAMAAILGAALVGIKNKWMPPRPIEGRAYGERLKKIPSEWGGAVDAFEDGEIMEEVFSPLLRNMLVACKRQEIAGFAEQVTDYEFSAYLEIV; from the coding sequence GTGGAAAACCGAGACATCACAACCGATCTCGATCAGGATATTGAGAGCATTCAGGCCGTGGTCTGTGACCTCAACGGCATCCTGCGCGGCAAGCGCGTGCCGGTCAGCCAGATAGACAAGGTCCTGGGCGGCGGAATCCGTATGCCGCTCTCCATCGTTGGCGTGGACGTGTGGGGCGAGGACATTGTCGGTTCCGAACAGGTCTTCATCCACGGCGACAATGACGGCATCTGCGAACCGACGGGCAGGGGCGTCGTGCCGGTGCGCTGGACCCAGCGGCCGAGCGCCATGGTGCCGCTTTGGATGTTCGAGGAAAGCGGCAAGCCGTTCCTCGCCGATCCGCGCCAGGCGCTCGCGGCCATCGTCAAGCAGTATAACGAGATGGGGCTTTATCCCGTCGTCGGTTCCGAGCTTGAATTCTATCTGATTGACTCCGAACCGGATTATCCCGAGCCGCCGATCTCGCCCTATACCGGCAAGCGTCTCGACTCCGACGCCATCCTCTCGATCGACGAACTCGATGACTTCGGCAACTTTTTCTCCGACGTCTATGCCGAATGCGCGCGCCAGAACGTGCCCGCCGACGCTGCAATCGCCGAAAACGGGATCGGCCAGTTCGAGATCACGCTTCTGCATGGCAACGATCCACTGAAGGCGGCTGACGACATCATGTTTGCAAAGCGCATTATCAAGGGTGTCGCCCGCAAGCACGGCTTTGCCGCCACCTTCATGGCCAAGCCCTATGGCACACGCTCCGGCAACGGCATGCACATGCACATGAGCCTCGTCGACAAGGACGGCAAGAACGTCTTTGCCGATTCCGATGGCGAGAACACCGATCTCTTCAAGCATTGCGTCGCCGGAATGCTGAAGGGCATGTCGGAATCGACGCTGCTGTTTGCGCCGCACTTCAACTCCTATCGTCGCCTGCGTCCCGATACGCATGCGCCGACCTCGATCACCTGGGGCTTCGAAAACCGCACGGCCGCCATCCGCATTCCCGGCGGTGGGCCGAAGTCGCGTCGCATCGAGCATCGTGTGCCCGGCGCGGACGCCAACCCCTATCTCGCCATGGCGGCGATCCTCGGTGCAGCCCTTGTCGGCATCAAGAACAAGTGGATGCCGCCGCGCCCGATCGAAGGACGTGCCTATGGCGAACGCCTGAAGAAGATCCCCTCCGAATGGGGTGGCGCTGTGGATGCCTTTGAAGATGGCGAGATCATGGAAGAGGTTTTCTCGCCGCTGCTGCGCAACATGCTGGTGGCCTGCAAACGGCAGGAGATCGCCGGCTTTGCCGAGCAGGTAACCGACTACGAATTCAGCGCCTATCTGGAGATTGTGTGA
- a CDS encoding 3-isopropylmalate dehydrogenase, which yields MTARNLFLLPGDGIGPEAMAEVRKIITWMNEAKGANFVTDEGLVGGCAYDAHGAAISEADMAKAMAADAVLFGAVGGPKWDAVPYEVRPEAGLLRLRKDLELFANLRPAICYPALASASSLKPELVEGLDILIIRELTGGVYFGEPKTITDLGNGQKRAIDTQVYDTYEIERIASVAFEMARTRKNSVCSMEKRNVMKSGVLWNQVVTQTHKDKYSDVKLEHMLADAGGMQLVRAPKQFDVIVTDNLFGDMLSDVAAMLTGSLGMLPSASLGAPDAKTGKRKALYEPVHGSAPDIAGKGIANPIAMIASFAMCLRYSFNMVTEADNLEKAIANVLDKGIRTGDIMAEGATRVGTVEMGDAILTEFKALSA from the coding sequence ATGACAGCGCGCAATCTCTTCCTCCTGCCCGGCGACGGCATCGGCCCGGAAGCCATGGCGGAAGTCCGCAAGATCATCACCTGGATGAACGAGGCCAAGGGCGCAAACTTCGTCACCGACGAAGGCCTCGTCGGCGGCTGCGCCTATGACGCGCATGGCGCGGCGATTTCCGAAGCCGACATGGCGAAGGCCATGGCAGCAGACGCCGTTCTCTTCGGCGCCGTCGGTGGCCCGAAGTGGGATGCCGTACCGTACGAAGTTCGCCCGGAAGCCGGCCTCCTGCGCCTGCGCAAGGATCTGGAACTCTTCGCAAACCTGCGCCCCGCGATCTGCTATCCGGCGCTCGCTTCCGCGTCCTCGCTGAAGCCGGAACTGGTCGAGGGTCTCGACATCCTCATCATCCGCGAACTGACCGGCGGCGTCTATTTCGGCGAGCCGAAGACGATCACCGATCTCGGCAACGGCCAGAAGCGCGCCATCGACACGCAGGTCTATGACACCTACGAAATCGAGCGCATCGCATCCGTCGCCTTCGAAATGGCACGCACGCGCAAGAATTCCGTCTGCTCGATGGAAAAGCGCAACGTCATGAAGTCCGGCGTGCTCTGGAACCAGGTCGTCACGCAGACGCACAAGGACAAGTATTCGGACGTCAAACTCGAGCATATGCTGGCGGATGCCGGCGGCATGCAGCTGGTGCGCGCGCCCAAGCAGTTCGACGTCATCGTCACGGATAACCTGTTTGGCGACATGCTCTCCGACGTGGCCGCCATGCTGACCGGCTCGCTGGGCATGCTACCGTCCGCCTCGCTCGGCGCACCGGATGCCAAGACCGGCAAGCGCAAGGCGCTTTACGAGCCCGTTCACGGTTCGGCGCCGGACATTGCCGGCAAGGGCATTGCCAACCCGATCGCCATGATCGCGTCCTTCGCCATGTGCCTGCGCTATTCGTTCAACATGGTCACCGAAGCCGACAATCTCGAGAAGGCGATCGCCAACGTTCTCGACAAGGGCATCCGCACCGGCGACATCATGGCCGAAGGCGCGACCCGCGTCGGCACGGTCGAGATGGGCGACGCAATTTTGACGGAATTCAAGGCTCTGTCTGCCTGA
- a CDS encoding PAP2 superfamily protein: protein MMGLDGFLNWLAERRAQHSASTPPISWKTWAAITAVLVVLAMVFRDSALTIAARHQPDWLRVLAENTTDIGKSWWSLTLTGILFIASMLIIRYAGLAEAARVRLRYVATASAYVFLSVALSGILGNIAKRIIGRARPPLFDAEGAFHFKAFSGHLYESFPSGHSTTDGAMAMALAVLFPSIRVPVLIVGGFLALTRIMVGAHYLSDVIAGYSFGLWYAYMSALFFAKHGFSLKRPKW, encoded by the coding sequence ATGATGGGCCTCGACGGCTTTTTGAACTGGCTCGCGGAACGCCGCGCGCAACATTCCGCCTCCACTCCCCCTATCAGCTGGAAGACCTGGGCCGCGATCACCGCCGTGCTCGTCGTTCTGGCCATGGTGTTTCGCGATAGCGCGCTGACGATTGCGGCGCGCCATCAGCCTGATTGGCTACGGGTCCTTGCCGAAAACACGACTGACATCGGCAAGTCGTGGTGGAGCCTGACCCTCACAGGCATCCTCTTCATCGCCTCCATGCTGATCATCCGATATGCAGGCCTTGCGGAGGCAGCGCGGGTCAGACTGCGCTACGTGGCGACCGCATCGGCCTATGTCTTCCTGAGCGTGGCGCTCTCCGGCATCCTCGGGAATATTGCCAAGCGCATCATCGGACGTGCGCGCCCTCCCCTCTTCGACGCGGAAGGGGCGTTTCACTTCAAGGCTTTCTCAGGCCATCTCTATGAGAGCTTCCCGTCCGGCCATTCGACGACGGATGGCGCCATGGCCATGGCGCTGGCGGTGCTGTTTCCCAGTATCCGCGTCCCCGTTCTCATCGTCGGCGGCTTTCTCGCACTGACGCGCATCATGGTCGGCGCGCATTACCTGAGCGACGTCATTGCCGGTTACTCGTTCGGCCTGTGGTATGCCTATATGAGCGCGCTGTTCTTCGCCAAGCACGGATTCTCGCTGAAGCGGCCGAAGTGGTGA
- a CDS encoding MFS transporter, DHA1 family, bicyclomycin/chloramphenicol resistance protein → MKPEIFKLAVILALLGAVGPVAIDMYIPALPKIAADLHADAAAAQWTLMSFFSAFGICQLIYGPASDSVGRKPPLYFGLGLFLVASAACALSPSMGWLIAARLVQGVGAAAVMSIPRAVIRDLYTGSDATRLMSTIMLVTSVSPMLAPLGGSGLMGAFGWPAVFWFAAGTAGVSLLLTRFGLKETLHPEHRTPFELSGMVAAFRVLIRDRNFIGQTLIGGAGMASFFAFLATAPFLYTQYFGLTSTQFSLAFALNALGFFGSSQFAANLGNRFGAMPVVRFCVAGFAAATVLLYIVFATGVGTFVMLVGLLIVANAFLGLVIPTAMVLSLEEHGPIAGTAASLGGTMQMLIGAAAIVGVSAVFDGKPVTMAAVIGLCGVVALVVSLLMLGGRRPAVAA, encoded by the coding sequence ATGAAACCGGAAATCTTCAAGCTCGCGGTCATCCTCGCGCTGCTCGGCGCTGTTGGGCCGGTGGCGATCGACATGTACATTCCGGCGCTACCCAAGATCGCCGCCGATCTCCATGCCGATGCGGCCGCCGCGCAATGGACGCTCATGTCTTTCTTCTCGGCTTTCGGCATTTGCCAGCTGATCTATGGCCCGGCCTCGGACAGCGTCGGCCGCAAGCCGCCGCTCTATTTCGGGCTGGGTCTTTTCCTCGTCGCGTCCGCCGCTTGCGCGCTGTCGCCCTCCATGGGCTGGCTGATTGCCGCGCGCTTGGTGCAGGGCGTGGGCGCTGCCGCCGTCATGTCGATCCCGCGCGCCGTTATCCGCGATCTTTATACGGGAAGCGATGCAACGCGGCTGATGTCCACCATCATGCTCGTCACCTCGGTCTCGCCGATGCTCGCCCCGCTCGGCGGCAGCGGCCTGATGGGCGCCTTCGGCTGGCCGGCGGTGTTCTGGTTCGCGGCGGGCACGGCGGGGGTCAGCCTGCTGCTGACCCGCTTTGGCCTTAAGGAAACGCTGCATCCGGAACATCGCACGCCCTTTGAACTGAGCGGCATGGTGGCAGCCTTCAGGGTCCTGATCCGCGACCGCAATTTCATCGGCCAGACGCTGATCGGCGGCGCCGGCATGGCGAGCTTCTTCGCGTTCCTCGCCACCGCGCCCTTCCTCTACACGCAATATTTCGGGCTGACATCCACCCAGTTCAGCCTCGCCTTCGCGCTGAATGCGCTGGGCTTTTTCGGCTCCAGCCAGTTCGCCGCCAATCTCGGCAACCGTTTCGGCGCGATGCCCGTCGTGCGCTTCTGCGTCGCCGGCTTCGCGGCGGCAACGGTATTGCTCTACATCGTCTTTGCCACGGGCGTCGGCACATTCGTCATGCTGGTCGGCCTGCTGATCGTCGCCAATGCCTTCCTCGGCCTCGTCATTCCGACCGCGATGGTCCTGTCGCTGGAGGAGCATGGGCCGATTGCCGGCACGGCCGCCTCGCTCGGCGGCACGATGCAGATGCTGATCGGCGCGGCTGCCATCGTCGGTGTCAGTGCCGTGTTCGACGGCAAGCCGGTGACGATGGCCGCGGTCATCGGCCTTTGCGGGGTTGTGGCACTGGTCGTCTCGCTGCTGATGCTGGGCGGTCGCCGTCCGGCAGTCGCAGCCTGA
- a CDS encoding carboxynorspermidine decarboxylase, translating to MLKTPYYLIDKAKLLPNMEKIAWLRQNSGAKSLLALKCFATWSVFDLMSEYMDGTTSSSLYEVKLGREKFGKETHAYSVAYGDDEIGEVVDNCDKIIFNTINQLERFDAASASKVRGLRVNPRVSTSEWLISDPARPHSRLGEWDAAKIEAVADKITGFMFHNNCENDDFDRFSEMLGKIEADFGHLISKMKWVSLGGGIHFTGEDYPIDKLADRLKRFADTYGIQVYLEPGEASITKSTTLEVTVLDTLYNGKNLAIVDSSIEAHMLDLLIYRQSAKMAPNEGAHEYMVCGKSCLAGDIFGEFKFDHELKPGDRLSIQDAAGYTMVKKNWFNGVKMPSIAIRETDGSIRTVREFTFADYEQSLS from the coding sequence ATGCTGAAAACACCCTATTACCTGATCGACAAGGCGAAGCTTCTTCCCAACATGGAGAAGATCGCATGGCTGCGCCAGAACTCGGGCGCGAAGTCGCTGCTGGCGCTGAAATGCTTTGCCACCTGGTCGGTCTTCGACCTGATGAGCGAATATATGGACGGCACGACGTCCTCATCGCTTTATGAAGTCAAGCTCGGCCGCGAGAAGTTCGGCAAGGAAACGCATGCCTATTCGGTCGCCTATGGCGATGACGAGATCGGCGAAGTGGTCGACAATTGCGACAAGATCATCTTCAACACGATCAATCAGCTCGAGCGTTTCGATGCCGCCTCCGCCTCCAAAGTGCGCGGTCTGCGCGTCAATCCGCGCGTCTCGACCTCCGAATGGCTGATTTCGGACCCGGCGCGGCCGCATTCGCGGCTGGGCGAATGGGATGCCGCGAAGATCGAGGCCGTGGCCGACAAGATCACTGGCTTCATGTTCCATAACAATTGCGAGAATGACGATTTCGATCGCTTCTCGGAAATGCTCGGCAAGATCGAGGCGGATTTCGGCCATCTGATTTCCAAGATGAAATGGGTGAGCCTCGGCGGCGGCATTCACTTCACCGGCGAGGACTATCCGATCGACAAACTCGCCGACCGGCTGAAGCGCTTTGCCGACACCTATGGCATCCAGGTCTATCTGGAACCGGGCGAAGCCTCGATCACCAAGTCGACGACGCTGGAAGTGACCGTGCTCGACACGCTCTACAACGGCAAGAACCTCGCCATCGTGGACAGTTCCATCGAGGCGCATATGCTCGACCTGCTGATTTACCGGCAATCGGCCAAGATGGCCCCGAACGAGGGCGCGCACGAATATATGGTCTGCGGCAAGTCCTGCCTTGCGGGCGATATCTTCGGCGAATTCAAATTCGACCATGAACTGAAACCCGGCGACCGCCTCTCCATCCAGGATGCGGCTGGCTACACCATGGTCAAGAAGAACTGGTTTAACGGTGTGAAAATGCCGTCAATCGCCATTCGGGAAACCGATGGCAGCATCAGGACGGTCCGCGAGTTCACCTTCGCGGACTACGAACAAAGCCTGTCCTGA
- a CDS encoding carboxynorspermidine dehydrogenase — translation MKKNVLIIGAGGVAQVVAHKCAQNNDVLGDLHIASRTKSKCDDIIASVHEKKAMKQPGVFEAHALDALDIEATKALIKSTKSEIVINVGTAFLNMSVLRACMDTGVAYIDTAIHEEPNKICETPPWYGNYEWKRAAECEEKGITAILGAGFDPGVVNAYAKLAKDDYFDKITDVDIVDINAGSHGKYFATNFDPEINFREFTGVVYSWQKGEWQVNKMFEIGKDYDLPVVGTRRAYLCGHDEVHSLSKNMDGADVRFWMGFGDHYINVFTVLKNIGLLSEQPVKLADGSEVVPLKVVKACLPDPASLAPNYEGKTCIGDFVKGTKDGKEREVFIYNVADHKEAYNEVGSQGISYTAGVPPVAAAILIAKGAWDVKKMVNVEELPPQPFLAVLNRIGLQTCIRDENGDRPLEFVEP, via the coding sequence ATGAAGAAGAACGTTCTCATCATCGGCGCCGGCGGCGTCGCCCAGGTGGTCGCGCACAAGTGCGCGCAGAACAACGACGTCCTCGGCGACCTGCATATCGCCTCGCGCACCAAATCGAAATGCGATGACATCATCGCATCGGTTCACGAGAAGAAGGCGATGAAGCAGCCGGGCGTTTTCGAAGCCCATGCGCTGGACGCACTCGACATCGAAGCCACCAAGGCGCTGATCAAGTCGACCAAGTCCGAGATCGTCATCAATGTCGGCACGGCCTTCCTCAACATGTCTGTGCTGCGCGCTTGCATGGACACGGGCGTTGCCTATATCGACACCGCGATCCACGAAGAGCCGAACAAGATTTGCGAAACGCCGCCGTGGTACGGTAACTACGAGTGGAAGCGCGCCGCCGAATGCGAAGAGAAGGGCATCACCGCCATTCTCGGCGCCGGCTTCGACCCGGGCGTCGTCAACGCCTATGCCAAGCTCGCCAAGGACGACTATTTCGACAAGATCACCGATGTCGACATCGTCGACATCAATGCCGGCAGCCACGGCAAGTATTTCGCCACGAATTTCGACCCGGAAATCAACTTCCGCGAATTCACCGGCGTCGTCTATTCCTGGCAAAAGGGCGAATGGCAGGTGAACAAGATGTTCGAGATCGGCAAGGACTATGACCTGCCGGTCGTCGGCACGCGCCGTGCCTATCTCTGCGGCCATGACGAAGTGCATTCGCTGTCCAAGAACATGGATGGCGCGGATGTCCGCTTCTGGATGGGCTTCGGCGACCACTACATCAACGTCTTCACCGTGCTGAAGAATATCGGCCTGCTCTCCGAACAGCCGGTCAAGCTTGCCGACGGTTCGGAAGTCGTGCCGCTCAAGGTCGTCAAGGCCTGCCTGCCCGACCCGGCATCGCTCGCCCCGAACTACGAAGGCAAGACCTGCATCGGCGACTTCGTGAAGGGCACGAAGGACGGCAAGGAACGCGAAGTCTTCATCTACAACGTCGCCGACCACAAGGAAGCCTATAACGAAGTCGGCTCCCAGGGCATTTCCTACACGGCTGGCGTTCCGCCGGTTGCTGCCGCGATCCTGATCGCCAAGGGCGCATGGGATGTGAAGAAGATGGTGAACGTCGAAGAACTGCCGCCGCAGCCCTTCCTGGCGGTTCTCAACCGCATCGGTCTGCAGACCTGCATCCGCGACGAAAACGGCGACCGCCCGCTGGAATTCGTCGAGCCCTGA